TGATTTGTCATCTCGCCAGTGAGGCATTTGCTTTTAATCTAGTGAGACATGAGAAGCTGTTATCTGGATGTCAGGCATAGGAAAATTACATGCGGTCTGTGtgtacattttattttaatgcatTATAGCCCTATGAATGGAGCTCAGAAATATTGAAATGTTTAAGTAAATATGTCAGAGGTATTACATGTGACTGATATATTTGGCCAACCTATTTACATTGCTTGTTCCGTATGGTATCCCTGCATTAGAATGCTTCTTGTgaatatttttgtgttttatctGTTGTTTCTATTACGTGGACCCTGTGGTTTGTTTACTGGCCACGTTCAGTGGTATACTTTGATAAACCTCATTGATTTGCTGTAATGTGATTAGCTTGGATCACTTCCAGCTGCCCATTAGTAATTAATGATGAGGTTCTAGTTATTCTTTATTTGTgttcttttgaaacaaaaataaaggtaAAAGTCTTACAAGTAATGGCCGGGTTGATGAACGTAACCTGTGtgtttttgtaaaaacatTGAATTTTGATACACGACACTTCTTTAGTTTTGatgaacaacaacaataataacatgTGTTTTCTTCTTGAATTGACATTTTCCCCATAATTTTCAGCTATGCCTGTAGAGGATGAAAAGATGGAAGGCTCTGTGTCTTCTCTTTTTACTGTATCTTTTGATTCAAACCTGAGTGGAGATGTGCTTTCCGCTGAAGATTTAGCCTGGGTTGATTCTTGCCTGGTAAAAGATCCTGAAGCACCAGATGGTAACTGGGATGCTCTGAGAGATGCCTTACTAGAAATTGTCGATGCTCTGCCTGAATCAGTTTCATATTCTTCATCCGGAATTGATGGTCCATCAGTTGGAACCGACATTGAGATGCACCGTCCTGATGAAGAGGCAACTGCACAGTCACAAAAAAATGATCATGATGTTGTTCCAGCCAACGAAGAATCAGAAACAAATAATGATAGTTATCCAACCAACAAGAGGACTGGCATTCcagtttcaaaactttttgagGGTGTTGATACCATAGACTCTTTTAAGGGAAATCCTTTTTTGCCGACTTACAAGGAAGGCGAGAGTGAGAGTGTGGGTGAAGCCATTGCTTTAGGGGCTGATTTGAATTCCTTGGCATTTGAGACCGAACCATTGTCTGAGAGAATCTTCAAGGTCTGGGATTTGGGCGTTCCTGATGAGGAAGATGAGCTCATTACACAATTGAACAAGGCCCTCGCAGGAACTTCCTCTTGGTCAGGACCATCAGGCTTTGATGATTCTGGGACATGGAAAGATAGGAAAGATGAGTCACTCAATAGCTTGATTGCTGGCATAGCTGATCTCTCTTTGGATCAAACTTCTTCCTAATTATGTATTTGTCAtgcaattttagaatttgtcCTGCTCCAAACCTTTACTTTTTAGTGATTTGTAAGCTTTACTGAGGCATTTGAATGTTTCATCTGAACCAAATGAGTATGATGTGTTTTGTATAGCAATTGTGATGGGACCATAGGAAAAACGGCATCAAAACTCCGAATAATTGAATCCTACAGCTGTCGGAACCCCAAGTATGGCCTTAAGGCCGGGGACCGTGACAGCTTTAAAGGGTATGTTGACATCCCCAGAATGCAATACAAGCCTCTCTATTGATATTTGCGAGAGTCAAATGCATTTCTTCTAGTCAGCTGGACAAAACACCCAAGCACAGAGGGCAGGAAGCTAGGTGAATTGCTACTACTGGTTAGAGAAAACATAGGAATCGAGATCACGCGTCATTGCTAGCTGATGAGTTCTGAAATGGACCCCTTTGATGATTTGTCCAGATTATAGTCTAGGTGGAATGGGAAATCTCCAGTCATCACATGGAATAGCTTCTGTGTCAAATTTTCTACCGTTAACGAGCTCATCAAATCCTGTGATTAAAACATGGCCATTAATCAAAATGAAGCCAGAAACAAAGAAGCGAAGTTACATTACATTAGAGCCTCATacttattttccaaaattttctcCCAAGAAGACTCTACACTAGGACTGAACTTGACACATTTGTCTATTTCTACTGACACTAGCAAAAAATCATGGTTTTTCTCAAATCAAATTGcccataattttcattttttacgAGGTGGGTATGAAACCATCTGTTTCAACCACGCATGCATGCTGCCAAGTAAGCAAAAAATTATCACCCACACGGCAAACTCTCGTTGGTTGATTCATGAGAGCCTCAAATGAGACATCCGATGATGCAGTGAGCAACTATAAATATAGTGAAGTGATTTGCATGTGTGGTAAAGAGGCAGAAGAAAGATAGTGAAGATAAGATTATAAGTGCTATAAGCTAAGGCCTCTCGAGCTCAGAACCCACAGCAAGAAGAAGCAAAGAGGAAAATGGCCTCAGCCTCGGCATCTTTACTCAAGTCATCATCCCCCGTTCTTGACAAGTCTGAGTGGGTTAAGGGCCAGGCCATCCGCCAGTCTACTGTCTCAGTCCGCAGCCTCCCCAGTGGCCCCTCTTCCCTCACCATCCGTGCTGGTTCCTATGCCGATGAGCTTGTCAAGACCGCGGTATGTTTCAATGTTTTACATCATTTTACAAGCTTGCATGCCTTTAAATAGAGTACCCTTATGATAAAATATAGGACAGTTGTTGGAAAGTTTAAGTTGTTTGTATAGTTTGATTGATACCTAGATGAAACCATGAATGAGTATGTTGTACTTTTATGacaaaacttaaataaactaCTGCAAGTTTTATACGATAAGGTTGTTTGAGAGTTGTTGCAATAAAAAGTAGCTTTGCACTTTTGCCGACAGACTATCTTGAAATATAGTAAAAGTTGTAAAAGACCTTTGCATGCAACCCTATAGCTTGTATCAAGATGTAAAATGTAGATTAAAGTTGCAAAGAATGAAAGAAGATCATTGTTCTTGGCTGCCAATTAGTTGTCTTGTTATAGCtacatgaaatattaattaagttaattttgttgGGCGAATAGAAAACTGTTGCATCACCAGGACGTGGAATTTTGGCCATGGATGAGTCAAATGCAACTTGTGGAAAACGCCTTGCCTCAATTGGGTTAGAGAACACTGAGGCTAACCGCCAGGCATACCGTACCCTCCTTGTTACAGCCCCTGGTCTTGGACAGTACATCTCTGGTGCCATCCTTTTTGAGGAGACTCTCTACCAATCCACCACCGATGGCAAGAAGATGGTCGATGTTCTTGTTGAGCAAAACATTGTCCCCGGTATCAAAGTCGACAAGGTAATTAAGCTAGTAAACTTAGATATTGTAATGAAAGTGCATGCACTTTTGTGTGTTTTTGTGACCAGAATGATATTCGTACATGTGCTTTGGATGATGAAAACAACAGGGTTTGGTGCCCCTTGCTGGTTCCAATGATGAGTCATGGTGCCAGGGTCTTGATGGCCTGGCTTCTCGCACTGCTGCTTACTACCAACAGGGAGCTCGTTTCGCCAAATGGTATATATGTTACTATAATTTGAGAAAACTTCACTAATGTCTGCCTTGGCCGTAACATTTTAACGTTGATTCAATTTGATTGATTAGGCGTACTGTTGTGAGCATTCCCAATGGCCCATCTGCCTTGGCAGTCAAGGAAGCCGCCTGGGGTCTTGCCCGCTATGCTGCCATTGCTCAAGTATGATAGCTCAACTACCAAACTTGTTTACGGCCAAGTAACTTTTTGTGTTTCTGATCattgaaaaatttttgtttcctgGATCTTGTAGGACAACGGATTGGTCCCAATTGTGGAGCCAGAAATCTTGCTTGATGGTGATCATGGCATTGACAGGACTTTTGAAGTAGCTAAGAAGGTTTGGGCTGAAGTTTTCTTCTACCTTGCTGAGAACAATGTCATGTTTGAGGGTATTCTCCTCAAGCCTAGCATGGTCACTCCTGGTGCTGAATGCAAGGAGAAGGCCACACCACAACAGGTTGCTGAGTACACACTCAAGCTCCTTCACAGGAGAATCCCTCCAGCTGTCCCCGGAATCATGGCAAGTTTCCTAAAAGAAAACCTTCACTTTCCCAATTCTAAAGCAAATGCTTTTGCAAAATCATTGACTAATGCATTGAAACATGTCGTATTTTGCAGTTCTTGTCTGGTGGGCAATCTGAGGTTGAGGCAACCCTCAACTTGAACGCCATGAACCAAGGTCCCAACCCATGGCACGTATCTTTCTCTTATGCCAGAGCTCTCCAAAACACCTGCCTGAAGACATGGGGTGGCAGGCCAGAGAATGTCAAGGCAGCTCAGGATACTCTGCTCACCCGTGCCAAGGCCAACTCACTTGCTCAGCTCGGCAAGTACACTGGCGAGGGAGAATCAGAGGAGGCCAAGAAAGGAATGTTCGTCAAGGGATACACCTACTAAATTTGTTAGCACGAAGATCATAAGAATGGtgaagaaatttgaaatgagtagTCATCTCAAATGTGTTAATGCTTTATAGCCGTGCTTTGGAGACTATTTTTGTTCATGATTACATGTACTTTTAGCAACTTAATAAACTTCTTGCCAATGAGATGAGTTAGTGTGTATTTATGATGAGATTAAGTTCTCTGTACTTTTATGTGCATCGTATCTTATACTGCTTTAGTTTACAGTCCTCAACTATAAATTAAACCctctttctttatatatttacttgaagataaatacaaaaaagttAGTATGTGACACGTGTGGATAAATGTGATAATCACATCACaccttataaatttttcatgacAATAACATGATTGATTTTACCTTATGATCTTTCATGTCATTTAGATTGTGAATCTGAGCAAATTTGAAGCTTCTAGCCAACTCAATTATAACCCACTTATGGGTTATGGATAGTGCTCTTCTCAGGCACATTTGTTTAATGCTCCTGCGCGAGCTGAAAATGTTGTCCTGGAAACTTAAAGATGGAACAAAGTTTAATTTGTTAAGCTTATCCAAAATGCTCAGGGGAAGCCTGTGAAGAAATAATGCTCAGgttataaacaaatttaatttgtaaagcTTATCCAAAATTATGAGTTCGCTACCAACtgtttaagtttaatttattctGTGGTCATAACCATAATTAGACCTCATACTTaaccttaatttttataataatttagagaCTTAAGACCCGTTTGAAATTGAgatcttataaattttaatccgCAGTCGATGTCAAATGAAATTTGTATCGAAAATAGGAATGGAGATTGATATCTCTATTTTTGTGCCCTGAGTTAAGGGCACGTGACCACCCCTTCCTAGTTTATAGTTATGAAAAGAGTAGTAAAAATTAAGGGGGCGATCGGTACCGTTTTatgttttctgtttttcagAAATCAAAAACAAGAAACGTGTTCGGTGCCGCCATTTCTCGGCCTGTTTTTTCACCAGAGTGAAAATGAGTACAGCACATTTTGCACCATTGTCAAAGGAAATTTAGGACCCCACGTCTGagagcaaataaaaaaaaaaacagtaaccttaattcttgtttttttgtgtacaatcaaattatttgaCCCCACAAACTGTAAAAGCAATAACTCAACTACTtgtacagaaaaaaaaatattattttaataatcttttatttatatttttaatttataatataataatattatttccaGATAAATTACTAGACAAATTATGaaccaaattttattgatttctttcttaaatatcaatttacaaACAAGTTACAAAATGTGATTTTATATTCATCAATACATCTTAAAGTATTAAGTAAACACGCTGGGGAGCCACTCgtcaaaagtaaaaataggTACAAAAATAatctacaaaattatttttgtagtgTTTTACATCCTTGAATCCTCGACCTAAAGGTTGGATTCTCGTTGGGAAGTGCTAGCCTCATTACTTTTGGTACAAAGGTTGAAGTGCCATTAATCTGTCCATCTCTCTGCAAAAGTAAATGGTAAGAGACACGATCTAAGGGAGGAAATGTCTTAagagttatttttaatatttcacaaCGGGTTCAGAGTTTACAAATCTTTACAACTGAAACTCAAACGAGGCACCGAAATGAGCTAGTGACTCAAAATTGATTGCATGGAAAAAtggtaacttttttttttttttttgaatgaaagtaatcatttcataaatcaaacaaCACTGTTTAATACATTCAATATCTTTGCTGGAATGTGATCCAGCCAGATGGCTGAAGTGTTTGCTCCTATAGCAAGTTTTGCCAAGGAATGGGCACAAGTGTTACAGGTTCTAGGAATATGTCTGAACTTGACCTCTTTAAAATTTCTTCGTTGCTCTTGGATGTCTGAGATAACACAGCTTATACCTGTTCTACTGCCCTTGGTGTTGTTAAGTAAGTCCACAACTTCTTTGCAATCTATCTCCATGATCATAGCAGATAGAGAGAATTATTTTGC
This window of the Citrus sinensis cultivar Valencia sweet orange chromosome 8, DVS_A1.0, whole genome shotgun sequence genome carries:
- the LOC102606906 gene encoding uncharacterized protein LOC102606906, whose protein sequence is MPVEDEKMEGSVSSLFTVSFDSNLSGDVLSAEDLAWVDSCLVKDPEAPDGNWDALRDALLEIVDALPESVSYSSSGIDGPSVGTDIEMHRPDEEATAQSQKNDHDVVPANEESETNNDSYPTNKRTGIPVSKLFEGVDTIDSFKGNPFLPTYKEGESESVGEAIALGADLNSLAFETEPLSERIFKVWDLGVPDEEDELITQLNKALAGTSSWSGPSGFDDSGTWKDRKDESLNSLIAGIADLSLDQTSS
- the LOC102606603 gene encoding fructose-bisphosphate aldolase 1, chloroplastic, producing the protein MASASASLLKSSSPVLDKSEWVKGQAIRQSTVSVRSLPSGPSSLTIRAGSYADELVKTAKTVASPGRGILAMDESNATCGKRLASIGLENTEANRQAYRTLLVTAPGLGQYISGAILFEETLYQSTTDGKKMVDVLVEQNIVPGIKVDKGLVPLAGSNDESWCQGLDGLASRTAAYYQQGARFAKWRTVVSIPNGPSALAVKEAAWGLARYAAIAQDNGLVPIVEPEILLDGDHGIDRTFEVAKKVWAEVFFYLAENNVMFEGILLKPSMVTPGAECKEKATPQQVAEYTLKLLHRRIPPAVPGIMFLSGGQSEVEATLNLNAMNQGPNPWHVSFSYARALQNTCLKTWGGRPENVKAAQDTLLTRAKANSLAQLGKYTGEGESEEAKKGMFVKGYTY